A window from Haloarchaeobius amylolyticus encodes these proteins:
- a CDS encoding tyrosine-type recombinase/integrase: MTEHTPVTGDTDVSWTSLDLDGLVEAYWTVVAPAMEADGLDPETEKPTHDWLREHGFDTLLYTLRTYHDRTFGDFWSDDLDCEQADAGYDWSTDDDRTLAALTDFLDSRRTRKGLAESSLDTLRYRLDRYVRAYRDANGHAALLSPVATEGDTPAHEAVDECWAAFDRLHAELDSGRTKRRIHSVVENWYAHLVRRKLARTNPASGLDEEYDWREEDTDPPYLDAGQVRRLYETAGSEREELLVLALCAWGLRSGEVARLHRSQFVLDPADGVPHIRFEERKNGPGQVSLLYGVDPVKRRFAGFADETDWQGYLFPSPTAGRGHVGRWTVWNWFTDLAESAGIESVDGQNPVPQMGRRFWYDAYSSSHRVVVEGLSEVAAEQGSESPEVVLQSYLSEDRARSLRREHMRERLSDAFEGVV, from the coding sequence GTGACCGAGCACACGCCCGTAACCGGCGACACCGACGTCTCGTGGACCAGCCTCGACCTCGACGGGCTCGTCGAGGCGTACTGGACGGTGGTCGCACCCGCCATGGAGGCCGACGGGCTCGACCCCGAGACGGAGAAACCGACCCACGACTGGCTCCGAGAACACGGCTTCGATACGCTCCTCTACACGCTCAGGACCTACCACGACCGGACCTTCGGCGACTTCTGGAGCGACGACCTCGACTGCGAGCAGGCGGATGCCGGGTACGACTGGTCGACCGACGACGACCGGACCCTCGCCGCCCTGACCGACTTTCTGGACTCGCGCCGGACGCGCAAGGGTCTCGCCGAGTCCTCCCTCGACACCCTCAGATACCGCCTCGACCGCTACGTCCGGGCCTACCGCGACGCGAACGGGCACGCAGCCCTCCTCTCCCCGGTCGCGACTGAGGGCGATACCCCGGCACACGAGGCTGTCGACGAGTGCTGGGCCGCCTTCGACCGCCTGCACGCCGAGCTGGACTCCGGCCGGACGAAGCGGCGCATCCACTCGGTCGTGGAGAACTGGTACGCCCACCTCGTGCGCCGGAAACTGGCCCGGACGAACCCCGCTTCGGGCCTCGACGAGGAGTACGACTGGCGCGAGGAGGACACGGACCCGCCGTATCTCGACGCCGGGCAGGTCCGGCGCCTCTACGAGACCGCAGGAAGCGAGCGCGAGGAACTGCTCGTGCTCGCGCTCTGTGCCTGGGGGCTTCGCTCGGGCGAGGTCGCCCGGTTGCACCGGTCCCAGTTCGTGCTGGACCCGGCCGACGGCGTGCCCCACATCCGGTTCGAGGAGCGGAAGAACGGTCCCGGGCAGGTATCGCTGTTGTACGGCGTGGACCCGGTGAAACGCCGGTTCGCGGGGTTCGCCGACGAGACGGACTGGCAGGGATACCTCTTCCCGTCGCCGACGGCTGGCCGGGGCCACGTCGGTCGCTGGACCGTCTGGAACTGGTTCACCGACCTCGCGGAATCGGCCGGTATCGAGTCCGTCGACGGCCAGAACCCGGTTCCACAGATGGGGCGGCGGTTCTGGTACGACGCCTACTCGTCGTCGCACCGGGTCGTCGTCGAGGGACTGTCCGAGGTGGCGGCCGAGCAGGGGAGCGAGAGCCCCGAGGTCGTCCTCCAGAGCTATCTGTCCGAAGACCGCGCCCGGTCGCTCCGGCGAGAACACATGCGAGAACGGCTCTCCGACGCGTTCGAGGGTGTCGTCTGA
- a CDS encoding winged helix-turn-helix domain-containing protein, with protein sequence MGGDANDAADAQDTVTPDEAFAMIGHETRVQILEVLATTHRADRPVQFSEIRRQLGDIDSAHFNYHLDKLVGHFLEQTEAGYDFRRPGRRVAQAILSGSVLGNPISELTPVDQECHHCGGQLEVMYHRGRIAVYCTECPGIYERSNYQAEHDDVPDEYGFLGLHDLPPAGMGDRTPTEALEAAHRFTLADTLSVASDCCPRCGGTFDDRVDVCEDHDAADGCCDSCGYRHQVVYTAHCRNCTFDTRRPFGTMLVGATPLQSFVTDHGVNLSGADYETSSGVFMTFDEAVEETDPFEAVFTFAIDGDEIDLTVGEDLTVTSVSR encoded by the coding sequence ATGGGGGGCGATGCGAACGACGCGGCCGATGCCCAGGACACCGTCACGCCCGACGAGGCGTTCGCGATGATCGGCCACGAGACCCGCGTACAGATCCTCGAGGTACTCGCGACGACCCACCGGGCCGACCGGCCGGTCCAGTTCTCGGAGATCCGCCGACAGCTCGGCGACATCGACTCGGCGCACTTCAACTACCACCTCGACAAACTGGTCGGCCACTTCCTCGAACAGACCGAGGCTGGCTACGACTTCCGGCGCCCGGGCCGACGCGTCGCCCAGGCCATCCTCTCCGGGTCGGTCCTCGGGAACCCCATCTCCGAGCTGACGCCGGTGGACCAGGAGTGCCACCACTGCGGGGGCCAACTCGAGGTGATGTACCATCGCGGGCGGATCGCTGTCTACTGTACCGAGTGCCCCGGCATCTACGAGCGTAGCAACTACCAGGCCGAGCACGACGACGTGCCCGACGAGTACGGCTTCCTCGGCCTGCACGACCTGCCGCCGGCCGGGATGGGCGACCGGACGCCGACCGAGGCGCTCGAGGCCGCCCACCGGTTCACCCTCGCCGATACCCTCTCCGTGGCGAGCGACTGCTGTCCGCGCTGTGGCGGGACGTTCGACGACCGGGTCGACGTCTGCGAGGACCACGACGCCGCCGACGGCTGCTGCGACAGCTGCGGCTACCGCCATCAGGTCGTCTACACCGCACACTGCCGGAACTGTACCTTCGACACGCGCCGGCCCTTCGGGACGATGCTGGTCGGGGCGACGCCCCTCCAGTCCTTCGTGACGGACCACGGCGTCAACCTCTCCGGGGCCGACTACGAGACCTCCTCTGGCGTGTTCATGACCTTCGACGAGGCGGTTGAGGAGACCGACCCGTTCGAGGCGGTGTTCACCTTCGCCATCGACGGGGACGAGATCGACCTGACCGTCGGCGAGGACCTGACGGTCACGTCGGTCTCGCGGTGA
- a CDS encoding cation:proton antiporter, which produces MTAGGGGITAGLIDLLAVFIIAGGVGIFVAKVGRFPYTIALLFAGFAVSIGVSLTGDGGASQALGTIPLSHDIILLVLLPPLLFEGAATTDLEAFRENFPVIITLAVVGLVSSILLVGAAATRVLGMPLLVALLFATIVLPTDPVSVLALFEEIGAPERLAVLVEGESLLNDGVAVVIFVTLYDLVAEGATVEDLLTLDSLARVVIDVVFSGLGGALVGFAAAFVVYSVMRDLDEHMTEIVLTLILAYGAFILAEHYVPQWIGIQFSGVIATVVAGLFIGNRGAEEAMSPQTKLSIFNTWETFAFIVNTFIFVLIGARTPVSALVENIAPLGIAIGLALVGRAIPVYVLTNVVNKLQPRQRLSLSYQHVLVWGGLHASIPIALVLGIPSGEASPLTQYGSITTEQLRVLVFGIAAFSLVVQGLTMAPLIRRLGIITTTEEERLYQLLIGRARAVDEALDAADELEAKNEIPEAVYDRFTAEYESEKADLNRAIARLLDDHPEIRDRELLGSERRLLKQEQSAIKSAELNGVLTSDVAERLLQEVHLKLDQVHQGQTTVHRDPDEEGYEEFWREEAHEYGLLEEEEDESDDEDEDTETTEE; this is translated from the coding sequence ATGACAGCCGGCGGTGGAGGCATCACTGCCGGCCTCATCGACCTGCTCGCGGTGTTCATCATCGCCGGTGGGGTCGGCATCTTCGTCGCGAAGGTCGGACGGTTCCCGTACACCATCGCCCTGCTGTTCGCCGGGTTCGCCGTCTCCATCGGCGTCTCCCTGACGGGTGATGGCGGCGCGTCGCAGGCGCTCGGGACCATCCCGCTCTCGCACGACATCATCCTGCTCGTGCTGTTGCCACCCCTGTTGTTCGAGGGGGCGGCCACGACCGACCTGGAGGCGTTCCGCGAGAACTTCCCGGTCATCATCACGCTCGCCGTCGTCGGGCTGGTGTCGTCAATCCTGCTGGTCGGGGCCGCTGCGACCCGGGTGCTCGGGATGCCACTGCTGGTCGCACTCCTGTTCGCGACCATCGTGCTTCCGACCGACCCCGTCTCCGTGCTCGCGCTGTTCGAGGAGATCGGCGCGCCGGAACGGCTCGCCGTGCTGGTCGAGGGCGAGAGCCTGCTCAACGACGGGGTCGCCGTCGTCATCTTCGTCACGCTCTACGACCTCGTCGCCGAGGGCGCGACCGTCGAGGACCTGCTGACGCTCGACAGCCTCGCGAGGGTCGTCATCGACGTGGTGTTCTCCGGACTCGGCGGGGCACTCGTCGGGTTCGCCGCGGCCTTCGTCGTCTACAGCGTGATGCGCGACCTCGACGAACACATGACCGAGATCGTCCTGACGCTCATCCTCGCCTACGGCGCGTTCATCCTCGCCGAGCACTACGTCCCCCAGTGGATCGGCATCCAGTTCTCCGGGGTCATCGCGACGGTCGTCGCCGGGCTGTTCATCGGGAACCGCGGCGCCGAGGAGGCGATGAGCCCCCAGACCAAGCTCTCCATCTTCAACACCTGGGAGACGTTCGCCTTCATCGTCAACACGTTCATCTTCGTCCTCATCGGCGCGCGGACGCCGGTGAGTGCACTCGTCGAGAACATCGCCCCGCTCGGCATCGCCATCGGGCTCGCACTCGTTGGGCGCGCCATCCCGGTCTACGTGCTCACGAACGTCGTGAACAAACTGCAGCCCCGCCAGCGCCTCTCGCTGTCCTACCAGCACGTCCTCGTCTGGGGCGGCCTGCACGCCTCCATCCCCATCGCGCTGGTCCTCGGTATCCCGTCGGGCGAGGCCAGCCCACTGACGCAGTACGGGAGCATCACGACCGAGCAGCTCCGCGTGCTCGTCTTCGGTATCGCCGCGTTCAGCCTGGTCGTCCAGGGTCTGACGATGGCGCCGCTCATCCGCCGGCTCGGCATCATCACGACGACCGAGGAGGAGCGCCTCTACCAGTTGCTCATCGGTCGGGCGCGGGCCGTGGACGAGGCCCTCGACGCCGCGGACGAACTGGAGGCGAAGAACGAGATACCCGAGGCGGTGTACGACCGCTTCACCGCGGAGTACGAGTCCGAGAAGGCCGACCTCAACCGGGCCATCGCTCGCCTGCTCGACGACCACCCCGAGATACGCGACCGCGAACTCCTCGGGAGCGAGCGCCGACTGCTGAAGCAGGAACAGAGCGCCATCAAGAGCGCCGAGCTGAACGGTGTCCTGACCTCGGACGTGGCGGAGCGCCTGCTCCAGGAGGTCCACCTCAAGCTCGACCAGGTCCACCAGGGCCAGACGACCGTCCATCGCGACCCCGACGAGGAGGGGTACGAGGAGTTCTGGCGCGAGGAAGCGCACGAGTACGGCCTGCTGGAGGAGGAGGAGGACGAGAGCGACGACGAGGACGAGGACACAGAGACCACCGAGGAGTGA
- a CDS encoding MFS transporter, protein MSDDGGTGQDRSLIHRYYLFRVTNTSGFFLPVAIIILQDKEFGMGFVGVAYAVYAVAKLLLEVPTGYVGDWLGRRGSLAIGSAVRAVVIGVYPFLGSEALYLGLHVLWAVGRSFRSGTQDAWLYEILQARFDESDFARIESRGNTLKLVTDAVTAVAGGVLYSMEMAIPFVATAAIALVGIPVLFSFPSIAKLSVDPDDDRAGEVAGDNEDRGPLTMSLALRLLRLQLASPAVRWFMVYGATFSSLFVVTRIYEQPALDAVGVPVAGFGVLYAAFKLVSAGVASSVGRVHDAIGTRGVLGAMIPIYAVAYASIAIAPVLVVPVLFLNRGLRTMTRPVTNQYLNERLEDVGRATVLSGASMFFALVGSAARLVAGVGTELLGPVGFLPVAGVVLSLLGGVVWVFTSPVRTAPEPRSDRAGVLSAGD, encoded by the coding sequence ATGTCGGACGACGGTGGGACTGGACAGGACCGGAGCCTCATCCACCGCTACTACCTCTTCCGGGTGACGAACACGTCCGGGTTCTTCCTCCCCGTCGCCATCATCATCCTGCAGGACAAGGAGTTCGGGATGGGGTTCGTCGGCGTCGCGTACGCGGTCTACGCCGTGGCGAAGCTCCTGCTCGAGGTGCCGACCGGCTACGTCGGCGACTGGCTCGGGCGGCGGGGGAGCCTCGCCATCGGGAGCGCGGTCCGGGCGGTCGTCATCGGGGTGTACCCGTTCCTCGGGAGCGAGGCGCTCTACCTCGGGCTGCACGTGCTCTGGGCAGTCGGGCGGTCGTTCCGGTCCGGGACCCAGGACGCCTGGCTGTACGAGATACTGCAGGCCCGGTTCGACGAGTCGGACTTCGCCCGCATCGAGAGCCGGGGGAACACCCTGAAGCTCGTGACCGACGCCGTGACGGCTGTCGCCGGCGGCGTCCTCTACAGCATGGAGATGGCCATCCCGTTCGTCGCGACGGCGGCCATCGCGCTGGTGGGCATCCCCGTCCTGTTCTCGTTCCCGAGCATCGCGAAGCTCTCCGTGGACCCGGACGACGACAGGGCTGGCGAGGTTGCCGGAGATAACGAGGACAGAGGCCCCCTGACGATGTCCCTCGCGCTGCGGCTGCTCCGCCTCCAGCTCGCCAGCCCGGCCGTCCGGTGGTTCATGGTGTACGGCGCGACGTTCTCCTCGCTGTTCGTGGTCACCCGCATCTACGAGCAGCCGGCACTCGACGCGGTCGGGGTTCCCGTGGCAGGGTTCGGCGTGCTCTACGCCGCCTTCAAGCTCGTCTCGGCAGGCGTCGCATCGTCGGTCGGGCGGGTCCACGACGCTATCGGGACCCGGGGCGTGCTGGGCGCGATGATACCGATATACGCCGTCGCCTACGCGAGCATCGCCATCGCGCCGGTCCTCGTGGTTCCGGTGCTGTTCCTGAACCGCGGCCTCCGGACGATGACCCGGCCGGTCACGAACCAGTACCTGAACGAACGACTGGAGGACGTGGGGCGGGCGACCGTGCTCTCCGGCGCGTCGATGTTCTTCGCACTGGTCGGGAGCGCGGCGCGGCTGGTCGCCGGTGTCGGGACGGAACTGCTCGGCCCGGTCGGCTTCCTGCCGGTGGCCGGGGTCGTCCTGTCGCTGCTCGGTGGAGTAGTGTGGGTCTTCACGTCGCCGGTCCGGACGGCGCCAGAGCCCAGGAGCGACCGCGCCGGCGTCCTTTCAGCAGGCGACTGA
- a CDS encoding inorganic phosphate transporter codes for MASVALVLAIALLAALFMSFTVGANSNSAPVAPAVGANSLSVLRAAFLVGIVAGLGAVLQGGSISETIGRDLVAGVTITPLAAAAALLTAATLITIGNSRGYPIPSAFTVTGAMVGAGIALGGGFAVHEYVVILGFWFTIPVVEGVLAYGLARGLRSDSVPETLGIPLLGGAVGYALANIQLTVIPTASGGQGSVARYLATASHLFPTTVGGSYTLGMVAVSVTCGLVALAGTRLILLRNESAGIDQFLVVLGLVVVFTSGGSQVGLATGPLEAIFETDLQLPSIYLLALGGGGILLGAWIRGPRLVQAVSNEYASLGPRRSIAALVPAFLIAQLAIVLGIPISFNKVMIASIVGSGLATDSSGGSGVSPRKVGITLGSWVGSMLGAGIVSYGLYHLLHVLSAGG; via the coding sequence ATGGCCTCCGTGGCACTCGTGCTCGCCATCGCCCTCCTGGCGGCCCTGTTCATGTCGTTCACCGTCGGCGCGAACAGCAACTCGGCACCCGTGGCCCCCGCGGTCGGCGCGAACTCACTGTCGGTCCTCCGGGCGGCCTTCCTCGTCGGCATCGTGGCCGGACTCGGCGCGGTCCTGCAGGGTGGGAGCATCTCCGAGACCATCGGCAGGGACCTCGTCGCCGGCGTCACCATCACACCGCTGGCGGCGGCGGCCGCGTTGCTGACCGCGGCGACGCTCATCACCATCGGGAACTCGAGAGGCTATCCCATCCCCTCGGCGTTCACCGTCACCGGGGCGATGGTCGGCGCCGGCATCGCCCTCGGCGGAGGATTCGCCGTCCACGAGTACGTCGTCATCCTCGGGTTCTGGTTCACCATCCCGGTCGTCGAGGGCGTCCTCGCGTACGGCCTCGCCCGGGGCCTCCGGAGCGACTCCGTCCCCGAGACCCTCGGAATTCCACTCCTCGGCGGCGCGGTCGGGTACGCCCTGGCCAACATCCAGCTCACGGTCATTCCGACCGCGAGTGGGGGCCAGGGGTCGGTCGCCCGGTACCTCGCCACCGCGTCCCACCTGTTCCCGACGACCGTCGGCGGCTCGTACACGCTCGGGATGGTCGCGGTGAGCGTGACCTGTGGCCTCGTCGCACTGGCCGGCACGCGGCTGATACTGCTGCGGAACGAGAGCGCGGGAATCGACCAGTTCCTCGTCGTGCTTGGGCTCGTCGTCGTGTTCACGAGCGGTGGCTCGCAGGTCGGGCTCGCGACCGGGCCACTCGAGGCCATCTTCGAGACGGACCTCCAGCTCCCCTCGATCTACCTGCTCGCGCTCGGTGGCGGCGGGATACTCCTCGGCGCGTGGATTCGCGGCCCGCGACTCGTCCAGGCGGTCTCGAACGAATACGCCTCGCTGGGGCCACGTCGGTCGATCGCGGCCCTGGTGCCCGCGTTCCTCATCGCACAACTCGCTATCGTGCTGGGCATCCCGATCTCGTTCAACAAGGTGATGATCGCGAGCATCGTCGGGAGCGGCCTCGCGACGGACTCCTCCGGCGGGAGTGGCGTCTCACCCCGGAAGGTCGGTATCACGCTGGGGTCCTGGGTGGGGTCGATGCTCGGTGCTGGCATCGTCAGCTACGGGCTGTACCACCTCCTGCACGTGCTGTCCGCCGGCGGGTAG
- a CDS encoding MFS transporter, producing MTDPGATSGSSLWRNRDFRRFFAGQFVTNAGDSLYTVAVLWLVFELSQSTVLTGLANSILLLPWLLQILAGPIVDRLPVKPVLVGSQVLQGVVVLALPLAAAMGHLTVGVLLAVVPILTLATLLMSPMQTTILPRIVEEGQLSRANSALATVTLGLDMVFDALGGAFIAVFGVTTLFLFDSVTFAVASLLFAGIAIPAAEYDSSADEVGTVGCTEEPAEGRAEATDGGSELPDDDEESLRAVFDSYVDDLREGIEVLRGTVFVELVLTTAVANFAVGVTLAILPAFGGSLGGPALYGLLLGALGIGRLVGSLVAPYVESVPYGYLLLVGHGFGACSWLAAVYAPSPALTVLLFGLAWVPAGMSGVLTATLNQTVFPADMLARVSSTKGTASGATLPLGSLLGGVVGEVLGTTTTMGLTAFGFGFTALYVLVRPRLRGLPSVAEAEPEDFAVTVDSSQTGD from the coding sequence GTGACGGACCCGGGGGCCACCAGTGGGTCGTCGCTGTGGCGCAACCGCGACTTCCGGCGGTTCTTCGCCGGGCAGTTCGTCACGAACGCCGGGGACAGCCTCTACACCGTCGCGGTCCTGTGGCTGGTCTTCGAGTTGAGCCAGTCGACCGTGCTCACGGGTCTCGCGAACTCGATACTGCTGCTCCCGTGGCTCCTGCAGATTCTGGCGGGCCCAATCGTCGACCGGTTGCCGGTGAAGCCGGTCCTCGTGGGGTCGCAGGTGTTGCAGGGCGTGGTGGTGCTCGCGCTCCCGCTGGCCGCCGCGATGGGGCACCTGACCGTCGGTGTCCTGCTCGCTGTCGTGCCGATCCTGACGCTCGCGACGCTGCTGATGTCGCCGATGCAGACCACGATCCTCCCACGGATCGTCGAGGAGGGTCAGCTCTCGCGGGCGAACTCCGCCCTCGCGACCGTGACGCTCGGGCTGGACATGGTGTTCGACGCGCTGGGCGGGGCGTTCATCGCCGTCTTCGGCGTGACGACGCTGTTCCTGTTCGACTCGGTCACGTTCGCCGTGGCGAGCCTGCTGTTCGCGGGTATCGCCATCCCGGCGGCCGAGTACGATAGCTCGGCCGACGAGGTCGGGACCGTTGGTTGCACCGAAGAGCCTGCGGAGGGCCGGGCCGAAGCAACCGACGGGGGGTCCGAGCTTCCGGACGACGACGAGGAGTCGCTCCGGGCCGTGTTCGACTCCTACGTCGACGACCTCCGGGAGGGTATCGAGGTGCTCCGGGGGACCGTCTTCGTCGAACTGGTGCTGACGACGGCGGTCGCCAACTTCGCCGTCGGCGTGACGCTCGCCATCCTCCCGGCCTTCGGCGGGTCGCTGGGCGGCCCAGCGCTCTACGGCCTGCTGCTCGGCGCGCTGGGCATCGGCCGGCTCGTCGGCTCGCTCGTCGCGCCCTACGTCGAATCCGTCCCCTACGGCTACCTGCTGCTCGTCGGACACGGGTTCGGCGCGTGTAGCTGGCTCGCCGCGGTGTACGCGCCGTCGCCGGCACTCACCGTCCTGCTGTTCGGCCTGGCGTGGGTGCCCGCCGGGATGAGCGGTGTGCTCACCGCGACGCTGAACCAGACCGTCTTCCCCGCCGATATGCTCGCCCGCGTGTCCTCCACCAAGGGGACCGCGTCGGGTGCGACGCTGCCGCTGGGGTCGCTCCTCGGCGGGGTCGTCGGCGAGGTCCTGGGTACGACGACGACAATGGGCCTGACCGCCTTCGGGTTCGGCTTCACGGCCCTCTACGTTCTCGTGCGTCCCAGATTACGCGGCCTGCCCTCGGTCGCCGAGGCCGAGCCCGAGGACTTCGCTGTGACCGTGGATTCGAGCCAGACCGGCGACTGA